One region of Drosophila kikkawai strain 14028-0561.14 chromosome 2R, DkikHiC1v2, whole genome shotgun sequence genomic DNA includes:
- the LOC138927994 gene encoding uncharacterized protein: protein MRACGRVTSSDLLQYDERHPVILPYDCHLSRLLVRFTHRITLHGGNQLMIRLIRSKILDPKERTAFSRPFTFTGVDYAGPFDIKNYTGRACLITKGGCPRQVQSDNGKTFVGAATLLSRDFLQAVKEAVTGAYSHQQLLWQFIPPGAPHMGGLWEAGVKSFKTLFYKSTATRKYTFEEPSTLLARIEACLNSRPLAPMSEDPADLLALTPGHFLVGGPLLAVVEPEIKGDATAIINRWQHLKALNQQFRLRWKEEYLKELHKRNKWRAPARNLPVGDMVVVKEDNLPSNEWRLGRIDAVFPGADGHVRVVDIRTARGLIKRPIAKLVLLPTEASAGPQ from the exons ATGAGAGCATGCGGCCGTGTCACGTCCTCCGATCTTCTCCAATATGACGAACGGCATCCGGTCATCCTGCCATACGACTGCCATCTGTCTCGACTCCTAGTCCGATTTACGCATCGCATAACGTTGCACGGTGGCAACCAGCTGATGATCCGCCTGATCCGTTCCAAAATTTTGGATCCCAAGG AACGGACGGCCTTTTCGCGCCCCTTCACATTTACTGGTGTGGACTATGCGGGTCCCTTCGACATAAAGAATTACACGGGTCGAGCTTGCCTCATCACAAAGGG AGGATGCCCCCGTCAGGTTCAGTCGGACAACGGGAAGACCTTCGTGGGTGCGGCTACCCTTCTCTCCCGAGACTTCCTACAAGCTGTCAAGGAGGCTGTGACTGGTGCTTACAGTCACCAGCAGCTGCTCTGGCAGTTCATTCCGCCGGGAGCCCCCCATATGGGAGGCTTGTGGGAGGCAGGCGTTAAAAGTTTCAAGACCCTGTTCTACAAGTCTACGGCCACGCGAAAATACACATTCGAAGAGCCATCTACGCTTCTAGCTAGGATCGAGGCGTGCCTGAATTCGCGTCCGCTCGCGCCAATGTCCGAAGACCCCGCGGACCTGTTGGCACTGACTCCGGGGCACTTTCTTGTTGGGGGGCCCCTCCTCGCCGTGGTTGAACCCGAAATAAAGGGGGACGCCACGGCCATCATAAACCGCTGGCAACACCTGAAGGCTCTTAACCAGCAATTTCGTCTacgatggaaggaggagtacCTGAAGGAACTCCATAAGCGGAATAAGTGGCGAGCTCCGGCAAGGAATCTTCCGGTCGGGGACATGGTGGTTGTCAAGGAGGACAACCTTCCGTCCAATGAGTGGCGTTTAGGCAGGATTGATGCGGTCTTTCCCGGAGCCGATGGCCATGTCCGTGTGGTCGACATCCGCACGGCGCGGGGACTCATTAAGCGTCCCATAGCGAAGCTCGTCCTTCTTCCGACGGAAGCTTCCGCCGGTCCCCAATAG
- the LOC121502041 gene encoding uncharacterized protein, translated as MPTGDEEQTPLIPAITLEGSQSGSPRPDQLKAKAATPTPRAKSQEALDTAPSTSSRSTRSVSKMAQKAIDIALKKFIATTDRVSHFEANLHLTRTDCPLAWCNFQAQALIDSGSEATFITERLFNLVKLPFTTIQAQVSGLNHTVTAQSTKLCQFSMRSPSRPGLQLETAAYVLPQLAGSLPSYPVPRDLLKGLPDIPLADPKFFESSQIDVLIGADILPSILLGNSKANICGSLLGQETIFGWVLTGPVSPAAHRSVSAFATRVTCALDDSLDQLLTKFWEVEEVSKQIVPESDSVCEKNFVQTTRRDNCGKYVVTLPLRDPAHKGSELASSRSFALAQFLRNEQRLKRDPPLKARYDAVIQEYLELGHMAEVPSTSSSATYYLPHHAVLKPESTTTKVRVVFNASSPSANGTSLNDILYAGPLLQSDLTIQILKWRYFMFVINADIEKMYRQIWVDPQHTPFQRILFRNSNGELRDYELKTADFLEIDAESTAKTLGVRWKATSDEFFFIPPELTAGSSFTKRQVLSQIAKLFDPAGWLAPFIVQAKMFMQEIWLQDLAWDDDLPRDFCQRWVDCLGHYSALDQIRIPRWVAFRPHLKVEHHGFCDASQKAYGAAIYVRVEAGSTVMVNLLTAKTRVAPVNGVTFAARVMRGIATVRNGQRHSSEDARACVRPVLLD; from the exons ATGCCCACGGGAGACGAGGAACAGACTCCTCTGATTCCAGCAATCACTCTGGAAGGGTCCCAGTCCGGATCTCCTCGGCCTGATCAATTAAAGGCAAAGGCGGCCACTCCCactccaagggcaaaaagTCAAGAGGCCCTCGACACTGCCCCCAGTACCTCATCCAGATCTACGCGATCCGTGTCCAAGATGGCTCAAAAGGCGATAGATATTGCCCTCAAGAAATTTATTGCCACAACAGACCGTGTTAGCCACTTCGAGGCTAACCTGCACCTGACACGGACAGATTGCCCCCTGGCAT GGTGCAATTTCCAGGCGCAAGCCTTAATCGACTCGGGTTCCGAGGCGACATTCATCACGGAGAGGCTTTTCAACCTCGTCAAACTTCCGTTCACGACTATCCAAGCCCAAGTCTCGGGCCTGAATCACACCGTTACCGCTCAGTCCACGAAGCTCTGCCAGTTTTCCATGCGATCGCCCtccagacccgggctgcagtTAGAGACTGCAGCTTACGTTCTTCCGCAGCTGGCCGGGAGTCTGCCCTCGTATCCAGTCCCACGAGATCTTCTTAAGGGGCTTCCTGACATCCCCCTGGCGGATCCCAAGTTCTTTGAGAGCTCCCAAATCGATGTCCTAATAGGAGCCGACATTCTTCCGTCTattctcctcggcaactccaaGGCTAACATTTGCGGCTCCCTTCTTGGCCAGGAGACCATTTTTGGATGGGTATTGACAGGCCCAGTATCTCCAGCGGCCCACCGCAGTGTTTCCGCCTTCGCCACACGAGTTACCTGCGCCCTCGACGACTCCCTAGACCAGCTCCTTACCAAAttctgggaggtggaggaaGTGTCCAAACAGATTGTCCCAGAGTCTGATTCCGTCTGTGAGAAGAATTTCGTCCAAACTACACGAAGAGACAACTGTGGCAAGTACGTGGTAACGCTTCCCTTACGCGACCCCGCACACAAGGGGTCCGAGCTCGCATCTTCGCGATCCTTTGCTCTGGCTCAGTTCCTGCGTAACGAGCAGCGCCTAAAGAGGGATCCTCCCCTCAAGGCCCGGTATGATGCTGTCATCCAAGAATACCTCGAATTAGGTCACATGGCCGAGGTTCCTTCGACGAGCAGTTCCGCCACATACTACCTTCCTCATCATGCGGTTCTGAAGCCTGAAAGCACCACCACTAAGGTCCGTGTGGTTTTTAATGCTTCGAGCCCCTCCGCAAACGGGACCAGCCTGAATGACATTCTATATGCGGGCCCGCTCTTACAATCCGACCTCACGATTCAAATCCTAAAGTGGAGGTACTTTATGTTTGTGATCAATGCCGACATCGAAAAGATGTATCGCCAAATTTGGGTAGATCCCCAGCATACTCCTTTCCAGCGCATCCTGTTTCGCAATTCCAATGGGGAACTCCGCGACTACGAGCTGAAGACGGCTGATTTCCTCGAGATCGACGCAGAGAGCACGGCTAAGACTCTCGGCGTACGATGGAAAGCGACGTCTGATGAGTTCTTTTTCATTCCGCCCGAATTGACCGCGGGATCATCGTTCACGAAGCGACAGGTCCTATCCCAGATTGCCAAGTTATTTGATCCAGCGGGCTGGCTCGCCCCCTTCATCGTCCAGGCAAAGATGTTCATGCAGGAAATTTGGCTCCAAGATCTAGCATGGGACGATGACCTCCCTCGAGATTTCTGCCAGAGATGGGTTGACTGCCTGGGACACTACTCCGCTCTCGATCAGATCCGCATTCCCCGATGGGTCGCGTTCCGACCCCATTTGAAGGTGGAGCATCATGGGTTCTGCGATGCCTCGCAGAAGGCGTATGGCGCCGCCATTTACGTCCGGGTGGAGGCTGGGTCCACTGTGATGGTGAATCTGCTAACGGCAAAAACGAGGGTTGCCCCAGTAAACGGTGTCACTTTCGCGGCTCGAGTTATGAGGGGCATTGCTACTGTCCGAAATGGCCAGCGCCATTCTTCCGAAGATGCCCGGGCCTGCGTCCGCCCTGTACTGTTGGACTGA